A single window of Nocardia sp. NBC_01327 DNA harbors:
- a CDS encoding alpha/beta fold hydrolase, which translates to MNTIETATLQVPGAELYYEIRGAGPMLLISQSGEGDARRSEDLVRRLESDFTVVTYDRRGLSHSRIHDSRTVTVATHADDVHRLLSEVADGPVRMLGCSLGASIGLHMATTHPEQLQLLIAHEPVSPWLLAATDRALHMRELEHCQQVYRAEGWQAALAPMARTLGINPADQEIEPNVRPIPITAERAANFGYFIEHDFTAVREDWLDALSLQQTEVQIVPAQGRHTPHQVFDRKCATELSKLLNTPVAEFPGGHNGNLTHPTAYADQVRTLITTTHS; encoded by the coding sequence ATGAACACGATCGAAACCGCCACCCTGCAGGTCCCCGGAGCCGAGCTCTACTACGAGATTCGCGGCGCCGGGCCGATGCTGCTCATCTCACAGAGCGGCGAGGGCGACGCACGGCGCAGCGAGGATCTCGTGCGACGACTGGAGAGCGACTTCACCGTTGTCACCTACGACCGACGAGGGTTGTCGCACAGTCGAATTCACGACTCCCGGACCGTCACCGTCGCGACACACGCGGACGATGTGCACCGCCTGCTGTCCGAGGTCGCCGACGGGCCGGTGCGCATGCTCGGCTGCAGCCTGGGCGCCTCCATCGGATTGCACATGGCCACAACGCATCCCGAACAGCTTCAGCTGCTCATCGCGCACGAACCGGTCTCACCGTGGCTGCTGGCCGCCACCGACCGCGCCCTGCATATGCGCGAGCTCGAACACTGCCAGCAGGTGTACCGGGCCGAGGGCTGGCAGGCGGCGCTCGCACCCATGGCGCGCACCCTCGGTATCAATCCCGCCGATCAGGAAATCGAACCGAACGTGCGCCCGATACCCATCACCGCCGAAAGAGCCGCCAACTTCGGCTATTTCATCGAGCACGACTTCACGGCCGTCCGCGAGGATTGGCTCGACGCCCTGTCGCTACAGCAAACCGAAGTCCAGATCGTGCCCGCCCAGGGCCGCCACACCCCCCACCAGGTCTTCGACCGCAAATGCGCAACCGAACTCAGCAAACTCCTGAACACCCCCGTCGCCGAATTCCCCGGCGGCCACAACGGAAATCTCACCCACCCCACCGCCTACGCCGACCAGGTACGCACCCTGATCACAACCACCCACTCCTGA
- a CDS encoding MarR family transcriptional regulator has protein sequence MNGVELFLLGRTLMKLGEQSLPEVAQRGSHRGVLVALSDILDHPGTTISEIAARTGLPQSAVSNAVARLKESGSITTAPDPRDGRRTLISRAAEVSERVTQVRATTIHDALARALGTDDAAAVEEVAAALSLLSERLRVRPADPAS, from the coding sequence ATGAATGGAGTCGAGCTGTTCCTGCTGGGGCGCACGCTGATGAAGCTCGGTGAGCAGTCGCTGCCCGAGGTCGCACAGCGCGGCAGTCACCGCGGGGTACTGGTGGCGCTCAGCGACATCCTCGACCACCCGGGCACCACCATCAGTGAGATCGCCGCCCGCACCGGATTGCCGCAGAGCGCGGTCTCGAACGCCGTGGCGCGGTTGAAGGAATCCGGGTCCATCACCACGGCCCCGGATCCGCGCGACGGCCGCCGCACCCTCATCAGCCGTGCCGCAGAGGTGTCCGAACGTGTCACGCAGGTGCGCGCGACCACCATTCACGATGCCCTCGCCCGTGCCCTCGGAACCGATGACGCGGCCGCTGTCGAGGAGGTCGCCGCCGCACTGTCCCTGCTGTCGGAACGCTTGCGGGTACGCCCGGCCGATCCGGCGTCCTAG
- a CDS encoding metallophosphoesterase, which produces MNRIPRQVIFLAIPALLFLLPWWVLVYTTTSGAACWALSALFVLGYIGLPAAMFTGHGPKQSDTAALIGDTGLGVMWVLFTWSAIGAVARTILILAGVDDPARSRIVAVGVLAISAALVAWGIYEARRIPRVLTVDVTIPKLAPGLDGLRVVVVTDTHYAATDRLRWSERVVEVVNAQKPDIACHAGDLADGSVIKRRAQVDPLGKVEATLGRFYITGNHEYFGDAPGWIEHMAGLGWQPLHNQHEILTREGDRLVMAGIDDPTGVALTGHGPNLPAALAGADPELPVILLAHQPKQITDAVEHGVALQISGHTHGGQIWPFRYLVLLDQPVVAGLSRHGDTQLYTSRGTGFWGPQLRVFAPSEITVLVLRSPELAGAAA; this is translated from the coding sequence TTGAACAGAATTCCCCGCCAGGTCATATTCCTGGCGATTCCAGCGCTGCTATTCCTGCTCCCGTGGTGGGTGCTCGTCTACACCACCACCTCGGGGGCGGCCTGCTGGGCATTGTCGGCGCTGTTCGTACTGGGCTATATCGGTCTGCCCGCCGCCATGTTCACCGGGCACGGTCCGAAGCAGTCGGATACCGCCGCGCTCATCGGTGATACCGGGCTGGGTGTGATGTGGGTGCTGTTCACCTGGTCTGCCATCGGCGCTGTGGCCCGCACGATACTGATCCTGGCCGGTGTCGACGATCCGGCGCGTTCGCGCATCGTTGCCGTTGGCGTGCTTGCGATTTCGGCCGCCCTCGTCGCCTGGGGCATCTACGAGGCCCGGCGCATCCCGCGGGTGCTGACCGTCGATGTGACCATCCCCAAGCTCGCACCCGGACTCGACGGGTTGCGGGTAGTGGTGGTCACCGATACCCACTACGCCGCCACCGACCGCCTGCGCTGGTCGGAGCGAGTAGTCGAGGTCGTCAATGCGCAGAAGCCGGATATCGCCTGTCACGCAGGTGATCTCGCGGACGGCTCGGTGATAAAGCGTCGCGCGCAGGTCGATCCGCTGGGCAAGGTCGAAGCCACCCTGGGCCGCTTCTACATCACCGGCAATCACGAATACTTCGGCGATGCGCCCGGCTGGATCGAGCATATGGCTGGCCTGGGCTGGCAGCCGCTGCACAATCAGCACGAGATTCTCACCCGCGAGGGCGACCGCCTGGTCATGGCCGGCATCGACGATCCGACCGGCGTCGCGCTCACCGGACACGGTCCGAACCTGCCCGCCGCGCTCGCCGGTGCGGACCCGGAACTTCCGGTGATCCTGCTGGCCCACCAGCCCAAGCAGATTACCGATGCGGTGGAACACGGTGTCGCACTGCAGATCTCCGGCCATACCCACGGCGGCCAGATCTGGCCCTTCCGCTATCTGGTCCTGCTGGATCAGCCGGTGGTGGCCGGTCTCAGCCGCCATGGCGACACCCAGCTCTACACCAGCCGGGGCACCGGCTTCTGGGGTCCGCAGCTCCGTGTCTTCGCCCCCAGCGAAATCACCGTCCTGGTCCTGCGCAGCCCCGAACTCGCAGGCGCTGCGGCATAG
- a CDS encoding NAD(P)/FAD-dependent oxidoreductase: MQAKGSKLLASALSEAAPTPFWTDRPERPSSTDPLTTGTDADLAVIGGGYSGLWTALLAKERDPGLDVVLIESGLCGHAASGRNGGFCAASLTHGLANGVDRFPDEIGDLERLGRKNLDEIEDAIRRYDIDCDFERTGEMEVATAPHELEWLQESHDAAVDLGYRSELLDARGAQNMVHSPTYLGGRWDRDGVAMLDPARLAWGLRRACLEKGVRIFEGTPVQRISKTPGALDLHTPHGEVRAPRVALCTSAFQGPLAKVSRHVVPVYDYALMTEPLTSQQLESIGWVGRMGLGDASYRFHYYRLTSDNRILFGGYDAIYHFGSKIAPGLECNEATFETLAQHFFQTFPQLDGLRFTHRWGGIIDTCGRFCAFFGSAFKGKLAYAAGYTGLGVGATRFGAEVMLDRLWNLDTERTRLRMVRSRPLPLPPEPLRSAGIQLTRWSMARADAHQGRRNLWLKTMELTGLGFDS; encoded by the coding sequence ATGCAGGCCAAAGGAAGCAAACTGTTGGCGTCGGCACTCTCCGAAGCAGCGCCGACGCCGTTCTGGACCGACCGGCCCGAGCGCCCGTCCTCGACCGATCCGCTGACCACCGGCACCGATGCCGATCTGGCCGTCATCGGCGGCGGTTACAGCGGACTGTGGACCGCGCTACTGGCCAAGGAGCGAGATCCGGGTCTCGATGTGGTGCTCATCGAATCCGGCCTGTGCGGGCATGCGGCTTCCGGTCGCAATGGCGGCTTCTGCGCCGCCAGTCTCACGCACGGACTCGCCAACGGTGTGGACCGCTTCCCCGACGAGATCGGCGATCTGGAGCGGCTGGGCCGGAAGAACCTCGACGAGATCGAGGACGCCATCCGCCGCTACGATATCGACTGCGACTTCGAGCGCACCGGCGAGATGGAGGTCGCCACCGCACCGCACGAACTGGAGTGGCTGCAGGAAAGTCATGATGCGGCAGTCGATCTCGGCTATCGCAGTGAATTGCTGGATGCGCGGGGCGCGCAGAATATGGTGCACTCCCCCACCTATCTCGGCGGGCGGTGGGATCGCGACGGTGTGGCCATGCTCGATCCGGCCCGGCTGGCCTGGGGGCTGCGCCGCGCCTGCCTGGAGAAGGGCGTGCGGATCTTCGAAGGCACTCCGGTGCAACGCATTTCGAAGACGCCGGGCGCACTGGACCTGCACACTCCGCACGGCGAGGTGCGGGCGCCCCGGGTCGCACTGTGCACCAGCGCATTTCAAGGGCCGCTGGCCAAGGTGTCCCGCCACGTGGTGCCCGTGTACGACTACGCGCTCATGACCGAACCGCTGACCTCGCAGCAGCTGGAATCCATCGGCTGGGTCGGCCGCATGGGGCTCGGCGATGCCTCGTACCGCTTCCACTACTACCGTCTGACCAGCGACAACCGCATTCTCTTCGGTGGCTACGACGCGATCTATCACTTCGGAAGCAAGATCGCGCCCGGCCTGGAATGCAATGAGGCCACCTTCGAAACCCTGGCCCAGCACTTCTTCCAGACCTTCCCGCAACTGGACGGCCTGCGCTTCACCCACCGCTGGGGCGGCATCATCGACACCTGCGGCCGCTTCTGCGCCTTTTTCGGCTCGGCCTTCAAGGGCAAACTCGCCTACGCCGCCGGCTACACCGGCCTCGGCGTCGGCGCGACCCGCTTCGGCGCGGAAGTCATGCTGGACCGCCTCTGGAACCTCGACACCGAACGCACCCGCCTCCGCATGGTCCGCTCCCGCCCCCTCCCCTTACCCCCGGAACCCCTTCGCTCCGCGGGCATTCAACTCACCCGCTGGTCGATGGCCCGCGCCGACGCCCATCAGGGCCGCCGCAACCTCTGGCTCAAGACAATGGAATTGACCGGACTCGGCTTCGACAGCTGA
- a CDS encoding gamma-aminobutyraldehyde dehydrogenase, which produces MQFIDGVRCAGSGAPLEITAPSTGEVIASGASASVADVESAVAAARAAFPLWAGMTPGERSDVMHRWVRLLRDHAGELAAVESRNAGKPIRLAQEFDVPGTIDNVAFFAGAARHLEGKASAEYSADHTSTIRREPLGVIGSISPWNYPLQMAGWKILPAVAAGNTIVLKPSELTPLTSLLFAELATEAGVPPGVINVLTGIGPVAGQALVEHPQVAMVSFTGSTVVGRQVAAAAAGSVKRIHLELGGKAPFVVFDDADLEAAARGAVAGSLINAGQDCTAATRAYVQRPLFDEFVSRVADLMDRVTLGPVDDPETDMGPLISLPHRDKVIGMVDRAREYGAKVVRGGRIPEHTAAGGAYFEPTLITGAAQDSEIVQNEVFGPVLVVLPFDTDDEAIALANDTAYGLAASAWSTNVFRTQRASREIQAGCVWINDHIPILSEMPHGGYKASGFGKDMSAYSFDEYTNIKHVMSDITAAAHKPWHDVVFRA; this is translated from the coding sequence CTGCAATTCATCGACGGGGTCCGGTGCGCCGGATCCGGTGCACCACTGGAGATCACCGCACCCTCGACCGGAGAAGTCATCGCCTCCGGCGCGAGCGCGTCAGTGGCGGATGTGGAGTCAGCCGTCGCCGCCGCCCGCGCGGCCTTCCCGCTGTGGGCGGGGATGACGCCGGGCGAGCGCTCGGACGTCATGCACCGCTGGGTGCGGCTGCTGCGCGATCACGCCGGGGAGCTGGCGGCGGTCGAAAGCCGCAATGCGGGCAAGCCGATTCGGCTCGCGCAGGAGTTCGATGTGCCGGGCACGATCGACAATGTCGCGTTCTTCGCCGGGGCCGCACGCCATTTGGAGGGCAAGGCCTCGGCGGAGTACTCGGCCGATCACACCTCCACCATTCGCCGGGAACCGCTCGGGGTGATCGGGTCCATTTCGCCGTGGAACTATCCGCTGCAGATGGCGGGGTGGAAGATCCTGCCGGCGGTCGCGGCCGGAAACACCATTGTGCTCAAGCCTTCCGAGCTCACTCCGCTGACCTCACTGCTGTTCGCGGAGCTCGCGACGGAGGCGGGCGTACCGCCGGGCGTGATCAATGTGCTCACCGGTATCGGACCCGTCGCGGGTCAGGCGCTGGTCGAACATCCTCAGGTCGCGATGGTGTCGTTCACCGGATCCACGGTGGTGGGCAGGCAGGTGGCCGCGGCCGCAGCCGGTTCCGTGAAGCGCATACATCTGGAGCTCGGCGGTAAAGCGCCGTTCGTGGTCTTCGACGATGCCGATCTCGAGGCCGCCGCCCGTGGCGCGGTCGCCGGATCGCTCATCAATGCCGGGCAGGATTGCACCGCGGCCACCCGCGCCTATGTGCAGCGACCGCTGTTCGACGAATTCGTGAGCCGGGTGGCCGACCTCATGGATCGGGTGACGCTGGGACCGGTGGACGATCCCGAAACCGATATGGGACCGCTGATTTCACTCCCCCATCGCGACAAAGTGATCGGCATGGTGGATCGGGCCCGCGAATACGGTGCAAAAGTGGTGCGCGGCGGCCGAATTCCGGAGCACACCGCCGCCGGTGGCGCGTATTTCGAGCCGACGCTGATCACCGGCGCCGCGCAGGATTCCGAAATCGTCCAGAACGAGGTCTTCGGGCCGGTGCTCGTGGTGCTGCCGTTCGATACCGATGACGAGGCCATAGCGCTGGCGAACGATACGGCGTACGGCCTGGCGGCCTCGGCCTGGTCGACAAATGTGTTCCGGACCCAGCGCGCGAGCCGGGAGATCCAGGCCGGTTGCGTGTGGATCAATGACCATATTCCGATCCTCAGCGAGATGCCGCACGGCGGATACAAGGCGTCCGGATTCGGAAAGGATATGTCTGCCTACTCATTCGACGAGTACACCAATATCAAACATGTCATGTCGGATATCACCGCCGCCGCGCACAAACCCTGGCACGACGTGGTCTTCCGAGCCTGA
- a CDS encoding aspartate aminotransferase family protein, protein MTLPNGSTPEAARAEAARAYELDRKHVFHSWSAQAQLKPMVITAAQGSYVWDGEGARLLDFSSQMVNTNIGHQHPKVVAAIQEQAAKLCTVAPPHANAARSEAARLIAERTPGELNRIFFTNGGADAVEHAVRMARLHTGRYKVLSRYRSYHGGTETAVNLTGDPRRWPNDHGNAGVVHFFGPFLYRTRFHASTEAEESQRALEHLEQTILMEGPSTIAAIVLESVPGTAGIMVPPPGYMAGVRELCDRHGIVLIADEVMAGFGRTGKWFAIEHFAEVVPDLITFAKGVNSGYVPLGGVAIAPHIAATFDDRAYPGGLTYSGHPLATAAAVATINAMQDEGIVENAASIGENVLGPALRELAERHPSIGEVRGLGVFWALELVRDRDTREPLAPYGGSSPAMAETVAAAKAAGLLLFVNFNRLHVVPPCTITEGEAKEGLAILDQALSVADSHLVS, encoded by the coding sequence ATGACACTTCCCAATGGTTCGACTCCCGAGGCCGCCCGCGCGGAGGCCGCCCGCGCGTACGAGCTCGACCGCAAGCACGTCTTCCACTCCTGGTCGGCGCAGGCGCAGCTGAAACCCATGGTCATCACCGCCGCACAGGGCTCGTACGTGTGGGACGGCGAGGGCGCCCGGCTGCTGGACTTCTCCTCCCAGATGGTGAATACCAATATCGGCCACCAGCATCCGAAGGTCGTCGCGGCGATTCAGGAGCAGGCGGCCAAGCTGTGCACCGTCGCGCCGCCGCACGCCAATGCCGCCCGCTCGGAGGCCGCCCGGCTGATCGCCGAGCGCACACCCGGCGAGCTGAATCGGATCTTCTTCACCAATGGCGGCGCGGATGCCGTCGAGCACGCGGTGCGCATGGCGCGGCTGCACACCGGGCGCTACAAGGTGCTCTCACGCTACCGCTCGTATCACGGCGGCACCGAGACGGCGGTCAATCTCACCGGCGACCCGCGGCGCTGGCCGAACGATCACGGCAATGCCGGCGTTGTGCATTTCTTCGGACCGTTCCTGTACCGCACGCGATTCCATGCGAGCACCGAGGCCGAGGAGTCGCAGCGGGCGCTCGAGCATCTCGAGCAGACGATCCTCATGGAGGGTCCGAGCACCATTGCCGCGATCGTGCTGGAATCGGTGCCCGGCACCGCCGGAATCATGGTTCCGCCGCCCGGATATATGGCGGGCGTGCGGGAATTGTGCGACCGGCACGGCATCGTCCTCATTGCCGACGAGGTGATGGCAGGCTTCGGGCGCACCGGAAAGTGGTTCGCCATAGAGCATTTCGCCGAGGTGGTGCCGGATCTCATCACCTTCGCCAAGGGCGTGAATTCCGGCTATGTGCCGCTCGGCGGTGTGGCCATCGCACCGCATATCGCGGCGACCTTCGACGACCGCGCCTATCCGGGCGGGCTCACCTACTCCGGACATCCACTCGCCACGGCGGCCGCGGTGGCCACCATCAATGCCATGCAGGACGAGGGCATTGTCGAGAACGCGGCGTCCATCGGCGAAAACGTGCTCGGGCCCGCACTGCGCGAACTCGCCGAACGGCATCCGAGCATCGGCGAGGTTCGCGGCCTGGGTGTGTTCTGGGCGCTGGAACTGGTGCGTGATCGCGACACTCGGGAGCCGCTGGCGCCGTACGGCGGCAGCAGCCCGGCCATGGCCGAGACCGTCGCCGCCGCCAAGGCCGCCGGTCTGCTGCTGTTCGTCAATTTCAATCGACTGCACGTCGTTCCGCCGTGCACCATTACCGAGGGTGAGGCGAAGGAGGGTCTGGCCATTCTGGATCAGGCGCTGTCCGTCGCCGATTCCCATCTCGTCAGCTAG
- a CDS encoding CoA-acylating methylmalonate-semialdehyde dehydrogenase: protein MQTIAHWVDGKSFTGTSTATAPVTNPATGVVTGQVSLANAADVRTVVDAAAAAFPAWRDASLSKRTQVLFRFRELLNARKEEIAAIITAEHGKVLSDALGEVTRGLEVVEFACGIPHLLKGGYTENASSKVDIFSIRQPLGPVAIISPFNFPAMVPMWFFPLAIAAGNTVVLKPSEKDPSAALWTAALWEEAGLPAGVFNVVQGDKVAVDELLENPAIKAVSFVGSTPIAKYVYERGTAHGKRVQALGGAKNHMVVLPDADLDLAADAAVNAGFGSAGERCMAISALVAVGPIADDLVARIAQRTETIRTGDGTKGSDMGPLVTEALRDKVASYIAAGESAGATVVLDGRTVQADGAADGFWLGPTILDNVTPEMSVYTDEIFGPVLSVVRVDTYDEALALINTNQYGNGTAIFTNDGGAARRFHNEVEVGMVGINVPIPVPMAYYSFGGWKNSLFGDSHAHGIDGVHFFTRTKAVTSRWLDPSHGGLNLGFPQNN from the coding sequence ATGCAGACCATCGCGCACTGGGTCGACGGCAAATCATTCACCGGCACCAGCACGGCCACCGCGCCCGTGACCAATCCCGCGACCGGGGTGGTCACCGGGCAGGTCTCGCTGGCGAACGCCGCGGACGTGCGAACGGTCGTCGATGCCGCCGCCGCGGCCTTCCCGGCCTGGCGCGACGCCTCGCTCTCCAAGCGCACGCAGGTGCTGTTCCGCTTCCGCGAGCTGCTCAACGCTCGCAAGGAGGAGATCGCGGCGATCATCACCGCCGAGCACGGCAAGGTGCTCTCCGATGCGCTGGGCGAGGTGACGCGTGGTCTGGAGGTCGTCGAATTCGCCTGCGGCATACCGCATCTGCTCAAGGGCGGCTACACCGAGAACGCCTCCAGCAAGGTGGACATCTTCTCCATTCGCCAGCCGCTGGGCCCGGTCGCGATCATTTCGCCGTTCAATTTCCCGGCCATGGTGCCCATGTGGTTCTTCCCGCTGGCCATTGCCGCCGGCAACACCGTGGTGCTCAAGCCGAGTGAGAAGGACCCCTCGGCCGCGCTGTGGACCGCCGCCCTGTGGGAGGAGGCCGGACTGCCCGCCGGCGTCTTCAATGTGGTGCAGGGCGATAAGGTCGCGGTGGACGAACTGCTGGAAAACCCTGCGATCAAGGCGGTTTCGTTCGTCGGCTCCACCCCGATCGCCAAATACGTCTACGAGCGCGGCACCGCGCACGGCAAGCGGGTGCAGGCGCTCGGCGGCGCGAAGAACCATATGGTGGTGCTGCCCGACGCCGATCTGGATCTGGCCGCCGACGCCGCCGTGAACGCGGGCTTCGGTTCGGCGGGCGAACGGTGCATGGCCATCAGCGCGCTGGTCGCGGTCGGCCCGATCGCCGATGACCTGGTGGCGCGAATCGCCCAGCGCACCGAGACCATTCGCACCGGTGACGGCACCAAGGGCTCGGATATGGGCCCGCTGGTCACCGAGGCCCTCCGAGACAAGGTCGCCTCCTACATCGCCGCGGGTGAATCCGCCGGTGCGACAGTCGTTCTCGACGGCCGCACGGTGCAGGCCGACGGTGCGGCGGACGGCTTCTGGCTGGGCCCCACCATTCTCGACAATGTCACCCCCGAGATGAGCGTCTACACCGACGAGATCTTCGGCCCGGTGCTGTCGGTGGTGCGCGTGGACACCTACGACGAGGCGCTGGCGCTCATCAATACCAATCAGTACGGCAATGGCACCGCCATTTTCACCAATGACGGCGGCGCGGCCCGGCGCTTCCACAACGAGGTCGAGGTCGGCATGGTCGGCATCAACGTCCCGATCCCGGTGCCCATGGCCTATTACAGTTTCGGTGGCTGGAAGAATTCGCTCTTCGGCGATTCCCATGCGCACGGCATCGACGGCGTGCACTTCTTCACCCGCACCAAGGCTGTCACCTCCCGCTGGCTCGATCCCAGTCACGGCGGCCTGAATCTCGGCTTCCCGCAGAACAACTGA
- a CDS encoding PucR family transcriptional regulator has translation MLLSVADVLAIPVVRAGHPEIVGGGSLDRPVRWVHVSELSDVAKLLVGRELILTTGQALSHSDAATVEYLESLAAAGVSGLVVELGTYISELPPIVAATADRLQLPIVALGEVVRFVEVTEAVHRVIVADQYSELEFAHSVHETFTDLSVRRASLAEIVKTAAGLLDASVVLEDLTHRVLASTARHTATSTLLDHWESTSRLLPDHDANVVPVGPHMQRWGRLILRSSRVPDARARMVLERAAQTLTLHRMVERDRFGLHRQAQTGLIDDMINGRLSDERDALALAATLGLARRARYIPLAIDVAAAIESDPVAHQRRTAAILDAALHGVALAKATALAAPDHGNRVNLVLAVSRTGDLDTVLTAVCTLMLGEIRRVPGVDRAVLGVGAESESLLDTARELSQAAHVAEVALSLASSAPRPFYRSGDVRLRGLLSLIRDEPGVQRFAETELSALLRYDIRQSADLTRTLRQFLDLAGNKTELAKRLNISRPTLYDRLSRIERILDVDLDDGETRTSLHTALLIRDLTVPGEP, from the coding sequence GTGCTCCTCTCCGTTGCCGATGTCCTGGCGATCCCCGTGGTGCGCGCCGGGCACCCGGAAATCGTCGGCGGCGGGTCGCTGGACCGGCCCGTGCGGTGGGTGCACGTGAGCGAACTGTCGGATGTCGCGAAACTTCTGGTGGGCCGGGAACTGATCCTGACCACCGGGCAGGCGCTGTCGCACAGCGATGCCGCGACCGTCGAGTATCTGGAATCCCTGGCCGCCGCCGGGGTCTCGGGCCTGGTCGTCGAATTGGGCACGTACATCAGCGAATTGCCGCCGATCGTGGCCGCGACCGCCGACCGGCTGCAGCTGCCGATCGTTGCGCTCGGGGAGGTGGTGCGATTCGTCGAGGTCACCGAGGCCGTGCACCGCGTCATCGTGGCCGACCAGTACTCCGAACTGGAATTCGCCCACAGTGTGCACGAGACCTTCACCGATCTGAGCGTGCGCCGCGCGTCGCTCGCCGAAATCGTCAAGACCGCCGCGGGTCTGCTCGATGCCTCCGTGGTGCTGGAGGATCTCACCCATCGGGTGCTCGCCTCCACCGCGCGCCACACCGCCACCTCGACGCTGCTCGACCACTGGGAGAGCACCTCGCGCCTGCTGCCCGACCACGATGCGAATGTGGTGCCCGTGGGCCCGCACATGCAGCGCTGGGGCCGGCTCATCCTGCGCTCCAGCCGGGTTCCCGATGCCCGTGCCCGCATGGTGCTCGAGCGTGCCGCGCAGACCCTGACGCTGCACCGCATGGTCGAGCGCGACCGCTTCGGCCTGCACCGGCAGGCGCAGACCGGTCTCATCGACGACATGATCAACGGCCGTCTCAGCGATGAGCGTGACGCCCTCGCGCTCGCGGCCACCCTCGGCCTGGCGCGCCGGGCGCGCTACATCCCGCTCGCCATCGACGTGGCCGCCGCGATCGAATCCGATCCCGTTGCCCACCAGCGTCGTACCGCCGCGATTCTCGACGCGGCGCTGCACGGCGTGGCTCTGGCCAAGGCGACCGCCCTGGCCGCACCCGATCACGGTAATCGGGTGAATCTGGTGCTGGCGGTCTCTCGCACCGGTGATCTCGACACGGTTCTCACCGCCGTCTGCACCCTCATGCTCGGCGAGATCCGCCGGGTACCGGGCGTCGACCGTGCCGTCCTGGGCGTGGGCGCGGAATCCGAGTCACTTCTGGACACCGCCCGTGAACTCTCCCAGGCCGCGCACGTCGCCGAAGTCGCACTCTCCCTGGCCTCTTCCGCGCCCCGCCCGTTCTATCGCAGCGGTGACGTCCGGCTGCGCGGCCTGCTCTCCCTGATCCGCGACGAACCCGGCGTGCAGCGTTTCGCCGAAACCGAACTCAGCGCCCTGCTCCGCTACGACATCCGCCAATCCGCCGACCTCACCCGCACCCTGCGCCAATTCCTCGATCTGGCAGGCAATAAGACCGAATTGGCCAAGCGCCTGAACATCAGCCGCCCCACCCTCTACGACCGCCTCTCCCGTATCGAACGCATCCTGGACGTCGACCTCGACGACGGTGAGACCCGCACCTCCCTGCACACCGCCCTGCTCATCCGCGACCTCACCGTCCCCGGCGAGCCGTAG
- a CDS encoding VOC family protein, with protein sequence MSEYTSPVPLPALDAVAPELYRGYYGMPMFLIVPTADLAASLDFWTRGLGFIDIFTVPDRLIHLRRWAFQDVLLVPGEPAAEASALRTSFACVLGQIEEIAERCARLRPGSAGEPQEMPWNSRELTVITPENVRVVMTAARPLDPRSPQADHLRAIGFEVPEIAEAPEILNR encoded by the coding sequence ATGAGCGAATACACCAGCCCCGTTCCCCTGCCCGCGCTCGATGCGGTCGCCCCCGAGCTGTACCGCGGCTACTACGGCATGCCGATGTTCCTCATCGTCCCGACCGCCGATCTCGCGGCATCGCTGGATTTCTGGACGCGCGGCCTCGGATTCATCGATATTTTCACCGTGCCCGATCGGCTGATCCACCTGCGGCGCTGGGCATTTCAGGATGTGCTGCTCGTACCGGGGGAGCCCGCCGCCGAGGCGTCCGCGCTGCGGACGAGTTTCGCCTGTGTGCTCGGCCAGATCGAGGAGATCGCCGAGCGCTGCGCGCGGTTGCGGCCCGGGTCCGCGGGCGAGCCGCAGGAGATGCCGTGGAACTCCCGCGAATTGACCGTCATCACACCCGAGAACGTGCGCGTCGTCATGACCGCCGCCCGCCCGCTGGACCCGCGCAGCCCGCAGGCCGACCACCTGCGCGCCATCGGCTTCGAGGTGCCGGAGATCGCCGAGGCGCCGGAGATACTGAACCGATGA